One segment of Lytechinus pictus isolate F3 Inbred chromosome 13, Lp3.0, whole genome shotgun sequence DNA contains the following:
- the LOC129274116 gene encoding uncharacterized protein LOC129274116, with product MSLIMASTSSRKTSSKKRQNVCTNRPLYRDGRRGTAVKVFTINQESRYLLVHGVPDINVTDELLKLLSLYGKIEEYRTLDESDAEEFTKTHWIKYADISAARVAKRKMDDYSFYGGFLHVSYAPEYETVDDTRKKLQQRRMDMARRLRKLAQERASDEAGSLETIEASSTPDTSDRHLDRPSPVTAWMPTPSQEARSSASPDTPRAAAGGGVDARYGHSHPGNELGNPDQQNEQIPSSIPEPPRRLPPWQWNTPSQPEFPRLRTKHDTLPDGFNPFPDRGGQLNQGQVEPTHQVPSSISAVPSSAFIGPLCPPVGGSVNPALDPDSQCSLQHGQRFRDPGARPKERSFPSHSGNHLEPADHQQTDHQHGQVVGGTDGAQTGQVQGPGSHAGCAGADYSQIDQRPKLVGRRRLGSNTSGSPVKQAHVAQSKTPHASGLSSQPVFFPRVVSTRTKRSASSIEEDDQQSDHQSSPATGDTSFDRTVGSVRQQMSQISQAVVSSTGPTSTFQRILIQTRNQERMGLLPRRPPTKRQRI from the exons ATGTCGCTGATTATGGCGTCCACCAGCAGTAGGAAAACGTCCTCAAAAAAACGTCAAAATGTTTGCACGAATCGGCCGTTGTATCGTGATGGACGGCGTGGTACGGCTGTGAAG GTATTCACAATTAATCAGGAATCCCGCTATCTCCTTGTTCATGGAGTCCCCGACATCAACGTCACCGATGAACTTCTGAAGCTCTTGTCTCTCTACGGGAAGATAGAGGAATACCGTACACTTGACGAGTCAGACGCAGAGGAGTTCACCAAGACGCACTGGATCAAGTATGCAGATATCTCTGCTGCTAG AGTTGCCAAGCGCAAGATGGATGACTATTCATTCTATGGAGGTTTCCTGCATGTATCCTATGCTCCTGAGTATGAGACTGTCGATGATACAAGGAAAAAGCTCCAACAAAGGAGAATGGATATGGCAAGAAGACTGAGGAAACTCGCCCAAGAGAGGGCATCTGATGAAGCTGGCA gtTTGGAAACTATTGAGGCATCATCCACACCTGATACAAGTGATCGTCACCTTGATAGACCTTCACCTGTGACAGCTTGGATGCCAACTCCATCTCAAGAAGCAAGGTCATCAGCAAGTCCTGATACTCCAAGAGCAGCTGCAGGAGGTGGCGTTGATGCACGCTATGGACACAGTCATCCTGGTAATGAACTTGGAAACCCTGATCAGCAGAATGAGCAGATTCCCTCGTCCATCCCTGAGCCACCCCGAAGACTACCTCCCTGGCAATGGAACACTCCTAGCCAGCCAGAGTTCCCAAGACTGAGAACTAAACATGACACTCTCCCTGATGGGTTCAATCCATTCCCTGACAGGGGTGGTCAGCTCAATCAAGGTCAGGTGGAACCCACTCATCAGGTTCCATCATCGATATCAGCAGTACCTTCAAGTGCCTTCATTGGACCTTTATGCCCCCCGGTTGGTGGTTCAGTCAACCCAGCATTAGATCCAGATTCACAATGTTCTCTGCAGCATGGACAGAGATTTAGGGACCCTGGTGCAAGACCAAAAGAGAGGTCCTTCCCTTCTCACTCTGGTAATCACCTTGAACCCGCAGATCACCAACAAACTGATCATCAGCATGGTCAGGTGGTTGGAGGTACGGATGGTGCTCAAACTGGACAAGTTCAAGGTCCTGGATCCCATGCAGGCTGTGCTGGTGCTGATTATTCACAGATCGACCAGAGACCTAAGCTGGTTGGGAGAAGGAGATTGGGATCCAACACTTCAGGCTCTCCTGTCAAGCAAGCACATGTGGCACAAAGCAAGACACCACATGCTTCTGGTCTCTCGAG CCAGCCAGTCTTCTTTCCTCGTGTCGTCAGTACTAGAACAAAGCGGTCAGCCTCCAGCATAGAGGAAGATGACCAACAGAGTGACCACCAAAGCTCTCCAGCAACAGGGGACACTTCGTTTGATAGGACAGTCGGCTCAGTACGTCAGCAGATGTCCCAG ATATCCCAGGCAGTCGTGAGTAGTACAGGTCCTACATCTACCTTCCAAAGAATACTGATACAAACCAGAAACCAAGAAAGAATGGGTCTGTTACCACGAAGGCCACCTACCAAGAGACAGAGAATATGA